A window of Micromonospora eburnea genomic DNA:
CACCAGCCCGGCGTCGTACCGGCCGGCGGCGACGCCCGGCATGATCTCGTGGAACGGCACCACCTCGATCCGTGCCGGCGGGCGCTCCGCCGCCCAGAGCCGGAAGAGCAGGTACGCGGTGGTCCGCTCGCCGGGCACCGCCACGGTCGCGCCGGACAGGTCGGTCCGGTCGCCCCGGGTGAGCACCAGCGGCCCGCAGCCCCGGCCCAGCGCGCCGCCGCAGGGCAGCAGGTGGTAGTCGTCGAGCAGCCAGGGTAGTGCCGCGTAGCTCACCTTCACCAGGTCGAACGCACCGCGCTCGGCCGCCGTGTTCGTCACGTCCACGTCGGCGTAGGTCACCTCGACCGGGGGCGCGCCCGGCACCCGGCCGTGCACCAGGGCATCGAAGACGAAGGTGTCGTTGGGGCAGGGGGAGATCGCCAGGGAGAGCGCCACGTCCCCCACCGTAACCCCGTCCCGCGGACTGCCCACCACCCCGGTCCCACCACGGCCGGTCCGTCACCGCGACACCCCGGATCACGGCTCACGGCTCACGGCGGTCCTGGCGGGTCGGAGCTTCACTCGCTACAAACTTGATGACGTAGATGAATCGCGGTCGAAGGGGCTTTCGTCAGGGCTCGATCTGGTCGCTGCCGGCTTCGAGCCGGGGCGCCGTTGAGTCGTTGACGTCATCAAGTTCGTAGCGAGTAAGCAAGCACTTCATCCCCAGCCAGGAACGTTTTCCACAGCGTTTTCCACAGGTGGATACTCGCGGGTTGGACTGGTGTCGAGGCGCGGCCGAGCATGGGCTGGTGACCGACGCGGAGCCTCTGACGGATCTGGCGGCGACCCTGCGCGCGTTGCGCCGGGCGGCCGACCTCAGCCAACGGGAACTGGCCGGAAAATCCGGGGTGCCGCAGGCGACGATCGCGCGGATCGAGTCCGGGAGGTCGCCCGACCCGGGCTTCCGCACCATCGAACGTCTCGTCGGCGCCGTGGCCGGCCGGATCACGATCTCGCCCGCGGCCTCCGCTGAGCTCGATCCGGTTGCCCAGGAGGAACTGCGGGACGCGGCGGGGCGGCACCCTCCGGCGCACCTCGAGGCCCGCGAGGTGCGCGAGCCCCGCGATTGGCCGGGCGCCTGGTGGGCGCACTGGTACAACGTCCCGCCCGAGCGTTGGCCTCCACTGCCGGCCGTGACATATGCGCTGGACCGTGACGCGCGGGATCGGCAGCGGCATCGCGATCAGGTGCGGCGGGACAGCACCGTCCGCCGGTACGTCGACCCGGCAGTCCCGTCGACCTCCTGGTGTTTCGTCGCCGAGCGGCCCGGCGGGGAACTGGTCGGCGAGCTTCGGGCACACGAGCGCAGCGTCGACCTGCTGATCGGGCATTATCCGGTCGGCCAGCGCGAGCTCGTACTCGACGGGGTGCTCGTCGCGCCGGCGTATCGTCTGATGGGCATCGGGCGTCGGCTGGTCGACGCGTTCTCGCTCGAGATGGACCGGGCCGGCATCGGCTCCGTTCACGCGGTGGCCGTCGAATGCGGTGCCATCGACTTCCTGCTCGCGTGCGGGTTCCAGCTGGAGTGCAGGCGGCCCGCCGCGTTGCTGCTGGAACGGCCGGTCAGCGGAGGGCGGCCGCCGCGGCGGTGAGGGCGGCGAACGCCTCCCGCATCCGCCAGGATCCCCGATCCCGGGGCCCGATCGGGTTGGACACCGTACGCAGCTCGGCGAAGGGCACGCCGGCCTGCGCGGCGGCGACGGCCACGCCGTACCCCTCCATGGCCTCCGCCACCGCGTCCGGGTGCCGGGCGGCGAGGGCCGCGGTGCTCGCGGCGGTGCCGGTCACCGTGTTGACCGTGAGCACCGCGCCGACCGTGGCCGCCGGCAGGGCGGTACGCAGGGCGTCCAGCAGCCCCGGGTCGGCGGGTACGACGCTGCCGACGCCCAGCAGGTCCGCCGGCATGCCCAGCTCCTCCAGCGGGAGAAAGCCCTCCGGCGACTCGGCGCCCAGGTCGGCCGCCACGCTGCGGGTCGCCAGCACCGTGCCGCCGACCGCCACCCGGTCGACGAAACCGCCGGCGATGCCCGCGCTGACCACCGCCCGGTACGGCCGACCGGCCGCCTCGGCGAGCACGAGCAGCCGGGCGGTGGCGGCCCCGGCCACGGCGGGGCCCACCCCGACGGGCGCGACGGTGACGGTGGGGTCGGTCAGGCCCGCCCGGACCGCCTCCGCCTCGGCGGGTACGGCGGTCACCACCAGCAGTCCGGTCACCCGACCGGCCCCCGTGGCTCCCGCCGGTTCTCCTCGTCGAGGCCGCCCGGCCCGCCGACGGTGGAGGAGGAGGGACGGTAGATGTGAAAGCCGGGCGGCGCGAACGCCTCGTCCAGCTCGGTGGTGGGCGTACCGCCCGACGTCGGGGCCGGCGAGGTGGGGGCCGGGTCGGCCAGCTCCTCCGTCCGCTCGTCGGCCAGCTCGTCGTCGCCGAGGGACCGGCCGATCAGGCGTTCCTTGCGCAGCCGGCTGGCCACCAGCACGCCGCGTACGCCCACCAGCGCCGCGAAGCTGGCGGCGACGGTGACCCCGATCCGGCCGGTGAACGGGACGAGCCCGAGCCCGCCGCCGGCCACGAAGGCGAGCATGAGGGCGGTCTCCGAGTGGGCGAAGGAGCTGGCCCGCAGCCGCTCCGGGATCCGCTCCTGGATCGAGGCGTCGACCGCGAGCTTGGCGATCCCGCTGAACAGGGACGTCACCAGGCAGAACAACGCCACCATGGGGAGCGAGAACTTCAGCGCGGCCAGCACCGCCACCCCGGCCACGATGATCATGCCGCTGGACTGGATCGCGGTCGGCCGGTGGATACGCAGCCGGGTGCCGACCGCGGTGGCCAGGAAGGTGCCCACCGCCAGTGCGCCACCGACCAGGCCGAGTGCGCCCTGTGCGCCCAGATCCCGGCCGAAGAAGTCGGTCGTCAGGTCGCCGGCCTTGATCGCGAAGGCCAGGAAGAGCAGCAGGAAGCCGTACACGCCGCGCAGCGCCGCCGCGCCGATCACGGTGGCGATCACCAGGCGGCCGGCGGGTCGGCCCCGGCCCAGCGGGCGTTCCCCGTTCCGGCGGCGCAATGCCCGGAACGGCTGCGGCACCCGCTCCGGGGGCTCGGAATCCGCCCTCGGCGGCAGGCGCAGCGCGATCACCATGCCGACCAAAAAGATCAGCGAGGCCACCCGGAGCGACCACTGCGGCCCGAACCAGAACGCGGCCAGCCCGAGCGGGGCGACCAGGCCACCGGCCACCGTGCCGTAGACGCTCGCCCGGGCGCCCACCTGGGACAGCCCCAGGCCCTCCGGCAGCAGCCTCGGCACCGCCGCCGAGCGGGCCACCCCGTACGCCCGGGAGAGGGCGAGCACGCCGAACGCCGCCGGGTAGAGCCCGAAGCTGCCGAGGTAGTCGGAGATCAGCCAGGCGAGGAAGGCCCGGCCGAGCATGGTGGTCGCCAGCGCGTACCGGCGGCCGTGCCGGAAGTGGTCCAGCAGCGGCCCGACCACCGGGGCGAGCATGGCGAACGGCACCATGGTCACCAGCAGGTAGAGCGCGACCTTGTTGCGGGCCTCGCCGAGTGGCACGTCGAAGAAGATCGTCCCGGCCAGGCCGATGGCGATCAGGGTGTCCCCGGCGCAGGAGAGGGCGTGCAGGTCGAAGAGGCGGACCATGCCCACCTCGTTGCCGGCGCTGCGGGCCCGGGCCGATCCGGCCCGTCGGGTCATCCATCGACCGCCATGCAGCGAGCCGCGTAGCAGCAGGCGGGTGGCGCGGATGCCCGTGCCGACGGCCCGCCCGAGGGCGGACCGGCCGGAGCGGGAGGACGGCGGCATGTGTCCATCCTCGCCCATCTGATCCACGCGCGCTCCGCCACCCGGTAGAACGACTCCGGGGAGTGCCTGTCAGTCGACCGTGGGCATGGGGAACAATGGGCAGGTGACCAGGCCCGCCTCCGCCCGCGCTCCCCGGCTCGACCAGGTGTGCGCCGCCGCCGTCGAGGTGGCCCGCGCCGCCATCACCGAGGTGGACCCCGCCGACGTCGGCGAGCACCTCCAGGCCGTCGCCGAGGGCGACCGGCTCGTCACCCACTACTTCGAGTGCCGGCTGGCGGGCTACCGCGGCTGGCGCTGGGCCGTGACGGTGACCCGGGTGCCGCGCAGCCGGCACGTCACGATCTGCGACACGGTCCTGCTGCCGGGCCCCGACGCGCTGCTCGCCCCCGGCTGGGTGCCGTGGCAGGAGCGGCTCAAGCCGGGCGACCTCGGCCCGGGCGACCTGCTGCCGACCCCGCCGGACGACGAGCGCCTCGCCCCGGGCTATGTGCTCTCCGACGACCCGGCGGTTGAGGAGACCGCGTGGGAGCTGGGCCTGGGCCGTCCCCGGGTGCTGTCCCGGGAGGGGCGCTCAGAGGCCGCCCAGCGCTGGTACGACGGCGACCACGGCCCGGATGCCGCGATCTCGGTGGCCGCGCCGGCCGCCGCCCGCTGCGGCACCTGCGGCTTCTATCTGCCGCTCGCCGGCGCGCTGCGGCAGTCCTTCGGCGCCTGCGGCAATTTCTACGCCCCGGACGACGGCCGGGTGGTGAGCGCCGACCACGGCTGTGGCGCGCACTCGGAGACGTTGGCCGAGACGGCCGAGACCCCGGTCGACGAGCTGCCCACGGTCTACGACGACAGCGCGGTCGAGGCGATGTCGGTAAGCCGGGCCCCGGGCTCGGTGGAGGCGGCCGAGCCGGCCGAGCCGTACGGCCACCCCTGACGGTCGCTGCGACCGACGGTCAGCCACGGCGGGCGGCGGTCAGCCACGGCGGGCGGCGGCCTCCCGGCGGCGGCGCCGGTTGGCGTCGTGCCGCATCATCACGGCGAGACCGGGAAAGCCCCACAGGAAACCGGCCAGGCAGGTCCAGAGCCAGTTCTGATGCCCGTGCTCGGTGAGCCAGCCGCGGAAGAAGACCAGCAGCACCAGCCCGACCACCGCCCAGGCGATCAGCCCGGCGACGGCGAACGGCACCATCGGTGGGTCGAGCGGCTCGGGCCGCGGCGGTTGCTCCTGGGACACGGGCACAGCATACGGGCGTGCGCACGCCCGTGGTGATCAGGTTGGCCAGGGGTAACGCCCTTGACATCCACCCCCTGTTGTACGTCGTGGCGTTGTTGTTCATCCTGTACTTCCCGCGCGGGCCGATCGAGTCCGTGGTGTTCCCACGCGGGACAAAACGATCTTCTGGTGAGTCTGGTCATATCGCATGTCGTTAGCCAGGCTTATTAGTTAAGCTAACTAGTGTGACGGAGCGGACGGTGACGGCGAAACGCGTGCCACCGGCGCAGCTGGCCCCCCAGCTGCGTGATGCGATCACCCGACTCAACCGACGGGTCCGACAGGCCCGCCCGGTCGGCGACCTGACGGTCACCCAGGTCTCGGCGCTCACCAGCCTCAACCTGGCCGGTGCCCTGACGCCCCGGGAGCTGGCCGACGTCGAGCGGGTGCAGCCGCCCACGATGACCAAGATCGTCGCGAAGCTGGAGGAGCGCGGCCTCGTGCAGCGCACCCCCCACCCGACCGACGGCCGGCAGGTCATCCTCGCGGCGACCGAGGGAGGGCGGGCCGTGCTCGAACAGTTCGAGCGGGCCCGCAACGAGTGGCTGGCCGACCGGCTGGCCGCGCTCACCGAGGAGGAACGCGACACGCTGCGGCGGGCCGCCAACATCCTCCAGGGGATCGCTCGCGCCTGAGCCACGACGCGTCGTGCTCTCCGCCCCGTCCGGCGTGGATGAGGCGTACCGACGCGAGGAGGCGCACCAAGAGTGCGGGCGAAGTTGAGCACGATGTTCCAGTCCCTACGAGTCCGAAACTACCGGCTCTTCGCCACCGGACAGCTGATCAAGTTGATCGGCGTCTGGATGATGTTCATCGCCCAGGACTGGCTCGTCCTTGAGCTCAGCGACAATTCCGCCACCGCGCTCGGCGTGGTCACCGCGTTGCAGTTCACCCCCGTACTGCTGCTGACGCTGCTCTCCGGCCGGCTCGCCGACCGGTACGACAAGCGGATGCTGCTCTTCGTCGCCAACGCGTTCTGGACCGCGCTGGCGCTGGTGATGAGCCTGCTGGTGATCACCGGGCTGGTGCAGCTCTGGCACGTCTTCACGTTCGCCCTCCTGCTCGGCGTCGCCAACGCGGTGGAGACCCCCGTCCGGCAGGCGTTCGTCTCCGAGCTGGTCGGCGTGCCGCTGCTGCCCAACGCGCTCTCGCTCAACGCGGCCACCTTCAACTCGGCCCGGATAGTCGGCCCGGCCACCGCCGGTCTGGCCATCGCCGCCTTCGACGTCGGGCCGGTCTTCCTGTTCAGCGCACTCAGCTCGATCGCGCCGCTGGTCAACGTGGTCCGGATGCGTACCTCCGAGCTGCACCGCAAGGACCTGCCGCCGGCCGGCGAGCGCGACCAGGCCCGGGTGGTGGACGGCCTGCGGTACGTCGGGCGCCGGCCGGACATCCTGCTGCCGATGGCGCTGATGTCGGTGATCGGGATGAGCCTGTTCAACTTCCAGCTCACCCTCGCCGCGCTGGCCAAGACCGTGTTCAACACCGGTGCCGCCTCGTTCGGCCTGTTCAGCACCGCGCTCGCGGTCGGCGCGCTGATCGGTGCCCTGGCCGGCACCGGGCGGCGCAGCCGCCCGTCCGTCTGGCTGGTGCTCGGTGCGGCGGTCGGCTGCGCCGCGTTCGGCACCCTGGTCGGGCTCGCCCCGGCGTACTGGCTGGTGGTGGCGTTGCTGCTGCCGACCGGGTTCTTCATGGTCTTCTTCGCCCAGGCCGCCAACCAACGGGTTCAGCTCAGCGTCGACGCCGCCTTCCGGGGTCGGGTGATGGCGCTCTGGGTGCTGGTCTTCCTCGGCACCAACCCGGTCGGTGCGCCGATCATCGGTTGGGTGGCCGAGACCTTCGGCGCCGGGGCGAGTATCTGGATCGGTGGCCTGATCTCGCTCGCCGCCGCGCTCCTCGCGCTCACCTGGCAGCTGCGCCGCTCCGGTGCCCGGCTGCGGATGCGGGTGCTGCCCATGCCCCGTTTCTACGTGGTGTCGCCCGGCGCCGAATGACCCGATAACCATCGCCGAGGACCGGTTTCCCGCCCCGGGGACCGGTCCTCGGCGTATTCGTAGATGCCCGATCCGCCCATTCGGGTGGCGGGCCGCGACGATGGGCCTTAGCGTCGGTACGTGGCGCGGGGACTACTGTTGGTGCTGGCAATCCTCGCTGTTTGCTGCCTTCCCGCCGTCTTCGCGCTGATCTTCTGCGCCGACGAGATCCTCGACCGGGTGGTCTGCAAGTGGGCCGAATGGCGCGAACAGCGGCGGGAACGGCGTACCATCGCCCGGCTGGACCGGGCCCTTGAGGCAGACGCCCTCACCCGCGACATCGACCTCACCGAGCTCGACCGGGCGGACCGGCGTCCTCTGCAACAGCTCGCCACCGATCTGCGCCGGCTCGGCGGCCACCGGCTCGCCGCCGCCGACCGCTCCGTGGTGTGGCACGGCGCGGTCATCGACGCGTACGACGAGCGGCTGCGCGCCGCCTGCCGAGCGCTGGGCATCACCGAGCACCTGGCTGAGCTGGACGGTGTGGACCGGGAGATCGAGCGGGTACGGGTGGAGGGGCAGTTGCACGCCGCCGGGCTCACCCTGCCCGCCGCCCGCCCCGGTCACCACCAGCGGCACCGCTGACCGGGCGACCTCCGGTGCGGCTCTTCGTCGCGGTCTATCCACCCCGGCCGGCGATCGACGACCTCGCCGCCCAGGTGGCCCGGCTGCGGATCGGGGCCGCCTCCGCCGCCGGCACCAACGTCCGGCTGGCCGACCCGGCCAACGCCCACCTCACCCTGGCCTTCCTCGGCGACGTGCCCGAGGACCGGCTGGTCGACGTGGAGAGCGCGCTCGGCCTGGCCGCCGAGACGTTCCGGGGCGGCCGGGACAGCTCGCCGCGGCTCCGGCTCGGGGGCGGGGGCAGCTTCGGGCGGGGCCGGTTCACCGTGCTCTGGGTGGACGTCCAGGGCGACGTCGAGGGGCTGGCGGTGCTGGTCCGGCTGATCCGGTTCGGGTTGCGCCGCGCCGAGCTGCCGCACGACGAGAAGCCGTTCCGGGCCCACCTGACCATCGCCCGCCCCGGCGACCGGGTCGACCGTGCCGACGTGCTGGCCGATCGGGAGATCCTGCACGCCTACCTCGGCCCCGAGTGGCCGGCGGCGGAGCTGGTGCTGGTCCGCAGCCACCCGGGCCCCCGCCCCACCTACGACCGCCTGGCCGCCTGGCCGATCTGACCGGACCAGCTCCGCCTCACCAGGCCCAGGCCTCGGGGCCGGGGCCGCCGTTGCCGAGGGGCGGGAAGAGTTCGTCGAGGCGTGCCAGGGTCGCCTCGTCGAGGTCGACCTCCAGCGCGGTGAGGTTCCGGTCGAGCTGGTCCACGGTGCGCGGGCCGACGATCGGGGCGGTCACGCCCGGCCGGGAGAGCAGCCAGGCCAGCGCCACGTCGGCCGGGTCGTGGCCCAGGTCGGCGCAGAGCTTCTCGTACGCCTCGATGGTGGGGCGGTGCGCGGCGAGCGCGTCGGCCGATCGGCCGCTGGCGCTGCGGGCCGCGCCGCCCTCGGCCATCTTGCGGATGACGCCGGAGAGCAGGCCGCCGTGCAGCGGCGACCAGGGGATGACGCCCAGCCCGTGATGCTGCGCGGCCGGAATCACCTCAAGCTCGACGTACCGGGTCATCAGGTTGTAGATGCACTGCTCGGAGACGAGGCCGAGGAAGTTGCGCCGGCCCGCCGCGGCCTGCGCCTGGGCGATGTGCCAACCGGCGAAGTTGGACGATCCAACGTAGATCACCTTGCCCTGCGCGACCAGGGTCTCCATGGCCTGCCAGATCTCCTCCCACGGCGTGGCCCGGGAGATGTGGTGCATCTGGTAAAGGTCGATGGTGTCGGTCTGGAGCCGGCGCAGCGAATCCTCACAGGCCCGGATGATGTGCCGGGCGCTGAGGCCCTGGTCGTTGGGCCACTCGCCCATCCTGCCGTACACCTTGGTGGCCAGGACGACCTTGTCGCGGCGCCCGCCGCCCTGGGCGAGCCAGCGGCCGATGATCCGCTCGGTGACGCCCTCGCCGAGCTTCCAGCCATAGACGTTCGCGGTGTCGAAAAAGTTGATGCCGTGTTCCAGCGCCCGATCCATGATGGCGAAGCTGTCCGGCTCGTCGGTCTGCGGCCCGAAGTTCATGGTGCCGAGGCAGAGCCGGCTCACCGAGAGACCGGTACGTCCCAGGTTCGTGTATTCCATGGGTTCACCCTGGCACGCCAGGACTTCGAGTGCCTACGGTCAGGACGACTCGCGGGCCGCCGGGCCGCTGCCGAACAGGACATCGTCCCAGCTCGGCAGCCGCTTGCGCGGCTTGCCGCCGGCCTCGGCGGACTCGCTGCCGCCGCCGGCTGCCGCCGCCGCGCCGGTGCGACGCGGCCGGAGCACGGCCAGCGATGGTACGGCTGGGACCTCCTTCGGCGCGTCCGAGTCGTCGTCGAACGCGGACCCGGGGCCGCCACCGAGCAGCGCTGCCGCGCCCCCGCTGACCGGGCGCTGACGGGGTGCCTCCGGCCCGGCCAGCGCAGCCGGGGTGCGTGGTTCGAGCCCGCGACCGGAGGTCGAGCCGAGCGGCCGGTCCAGCGACGCGAGCAGGGCGTCCCGGCCGGCGCGGATCGGGTCCCGCCCCGGGCGGGCGTGCTCGGCGGGCGTCGGCAGGCCGTGCCCGCCCCGGCTCGGCTCGCCGCGCGACGGGCCGGGCAGCGCGTGACCGCCCCGCTCCGGTGCCGGCTCCTGGCCGAGGATCGGCGTCGGCCGCTCGGCGCAGAGATATTGCGCCATGTCGTCGTGCGGGGCGACGTGCTGCCGGGTCTTGTCGAGGTCCCAGACCGCCTGGGCGGTGGCCTTGCCCGACGGCCAGGTGGCGATGATCCGCCAGGTGCCGTCGTCCCGCCGGTACGCGTCCCAGGAGATCTTCTCGGTGTCGATCCCGTGCTGGGCCAGCCGGCCGTTGACCACCTCGGCCAGCGGGGTCGGCTTCTCCGCGCCCTTGAGTCGGGTCCGCCGGGCGTGCTGGGCGAGCATGGCCCGCTCCTGGAGCACCGGGCCCGCGTAGCGCAGGACGCGGTCGACCGGGACGCCGGCGATCCGGGCGACGTCCTCAGCGGACTCGCCGGCGCGGATGCGGGCCTGGATGTCCCGCGGAGAGAGGGAGGGCGTCGGGTCGGCGGCACTCGGCACCACCGCGAGGGGTGCCGACCCGGGCTCGGCGTGCAGCGCCCCGGTGACGCGTTCGTCGATGGGCAGGGCGAGCAGACGCCCGACCTCGTCGGCGAGCACCATAGCCTGGCCGTCCTCGGAGAGGGCGACGAAGCGTACTGGGCGCATGTGCTTGCCTCCGTCCCGCTTCGCTGGCCGTCACGCCACGAGCCGGCCACCCGGGCGTCTCGCACCACCGTACGCTCATCTACCCCAAGGTGGGGGATGCGACACCCGGCATGTCGCGACTGAGCTGCGGCGATGATCACGGTGGGTGGTCGCGGAAGCAGCGACGACCACCCACCGTCACCGAGTGATCAGAGTCGCTCGACCACGTAGTCGATGGACGCGGTGAGCGCCTCCACGTCGGCCGGCTCGACCGCCGGGAAGAGCGCGACGCGCAGCTGGTTGCGGCCCAGCTTCCGGTACGGCTCGGTGTCCACGATGCCGTTGGCGCGCAGCGCCTTGGCGATCGCCGAGGCATCCACCCCGTCGGCGAAGTCGATCGTGGCCACCACGTTGGAGCGCAGCGCCGGGTCGGCCACGAACGGGGTGGCGAACCCGGCCCGCTCGGCCCAGCCGTACACGATGGCGGCGCTCTCGGCGGTGCGCTTGGCCGCCCAGGCCAGGCCGCCCTGGGTGTTCATCCAGTCGGTCTGCTCCGCGGCCAGGAAGATGGTGGCCAGCGCGGGGGTGTTGTACGTCTGCTCCAGCCGCGAGTTGTCGATCGCGGTGACCAGGTCGAGGAAGGCCGGGATGTAGCGGCCGGACTCCTTGATCTCGGTGGCCCGGGCCAGCGCGGCCGGCGACATCAGGGCCAGCCAGAGGCCGCCGTCGGAGCCGAAGCACTTCTGCGGGGCGAAGTAGTAGACGTCGGTCTCGCCGACGTTGACCTCCAGGCCGCCGGCGCCGGAGGTGGCGTCGACCAGCAGCAGCGAGCCCTCGTCGGCGCCCGCCACCCGGCCGATCGGCACGGCCACGCCGGTGGAGGTCTCGTTGTGCGGGGTGGCGTAGACGTCCACGCCCGCCTCGGCGACCAGGGTCGGCGCGGTGCCCGGCTCGGCCTTGCGGATGGTCGGCTCGCCCAGGAACGGGGCGTCCTTGACCGACTTGGCGAACTTCGCGCCGAACTCGCCGAAGCTGGCGAACTGGGCCCGGTCGCGGATCAGGCCGAAGGTGGCGACCTCCCAGAAGGCGGTGGTGCCGCCGTTGCCGATGATCACCTCGTAGCCCTCGGGGAGGGAGAAGAACTCGGCGATGCCCCGGCGCAGCCGGGCCACCTGGTCGCGGACGGTCTTCTGCCGGTGGGAGGTGCCCAGGTAGCTGGTGGCGACGTCGGCGAGGGCGGAGACCGCCGCCGGACGGACCTTGGACGGCCCGCAGCCGAAGCGCCCGTCGGCGGGCTTGATGTCGTCGGGAATCCGGATGGTCGCTGCGTCAGCCACGGTTGTCTCGATCCTTCCGCGTGGGCGGGGACGGCCCTCTGTGCGGGCGCGGACCGACGGCGGCCGCGCGTGAGCGCGCGGGGAGGCCGGGATCCGAGCCCGGTCCGGCGGCACTGCCGGCCTTCATCCTCGCACCCGCGCGACCCGCCCCGGCGGCTGGTCCCGCCCTCTGAGGTGAGGCGTCGAACACATCCCCGCCGCGCAGGATCCGCGCACTCTTCGGGAACGTGCTGGCTCCGGGCTGCGTGAGGGGACACCTGCGGTGAGGTTTGTGCGGATCTCGCGTCGGGCGGAAAAGCGCGAGCCCCGCCCGGGGGACCGGGCGGGGCTCGACGGGCGTGGGATGTCAGACGCCGTGCGGGATGGCGTCCCAGCCGTCGACCTGCTGCGGCTTGCGCGGGCCGTGGCCGACGTACCGGGCCGACGGGCGGACCAGCCGCTGGAGCTTCTTCTGCTCCAGGATGTGCGCCGACCAGCCGCCCATCCGGGCGCAGGTGAACATCGAGGTGAACATGTGCGCCGGCACCTCGGCGAAGTCCAGCACCACGGCCGACCAGAACTCGACGTTGGTGGCGAGCACCCGGTCCGGGCGGCGGGCCTGCAACTCGGCCAGAGCCGCCCGCTCCAGCGCCTCGGCGACCTCGAAGCGCGGCGCCCCCAGCTCCTTGGCGGTGCGCCGGAGCACCCGGGCGCGCGGGTCCTCGGCCCGGTAGACCCGGTGGCCGAAGCCCATCAGGCGCTCGCCCCGGTCGAGCACGCCCCGGACGTACCCCTCGGCGTCGCCGCTGCGCTCGACGGCCTCCAGCATGCTGAGCACGCGCGACGGCGCGCCGCCGTGCAGCGGGCCGGAGAGCGCGCCGATGCCGGAGGAGATGCAGGCGGCGGCGTCGGCGCCGGTGGAGGCGACGATCCGGGCGGTGAAGGTGGAGGCGTTCAGGCCGTGCTCGGCGGCCGAGATGAAGTAGGCGTCGACGGCCTTCACGTGCCGCGGGTCGGGCTCA
This region includes:
- the thpR gene encoding RNA 2',3'-cyclic phosphodiesterase, yielding MRLFVAVYPPRPAIDDLAAQVARLRIGAASAAGTNVRLADPANAHLTLAFLGDVPEDRLVDVESALGLAAETFRGGRDSSPRLRLGGGGSFGRGRFTVLWVDVQGDVEGLAVLVRLIRFGLRRAELPHDEKPFRAHLTIARPGDRVDRADVLADREILHAYLGPEWPAAELVLVRSHPGPRPTYDRLAAWPI
- a CDS encoding 1,4-dihydroxy-6-naphthoate synthase, encoding MALSLAISPCPNDTFVFDALVHGRVPGAPPVEVTYADVDVTNTAAERGAFDLVKVSYAALPWLLDDYHLLPCGGALGRGCGPLVLTRGDRTDLSGATVAVPGERTTAYLLFRLWAAERPPARIEVVPFHEIMPGVAAGRYDAGLVIHEARFTYPRHGLTALVDLGEWWEGDTGLPIPLGAILARKGAVDPVEAAAWIRESVRQAWADPEASRGYVLAHAQEMEPDVVDRHIALYVNDFTADLGEAGFAAVEALLGRAADAGLVPQTSSSRATAWTS
- a CDS encoding futalosine hydrolase, giving the protein MTGLLVVTAVPAEAEAVRAGLTDPTVTVAPVGVGPAVAGAATARLLVLAEAAGRPYRAVVSAGIAGGFVDRVAVGGTVLATRSVAADLGAESPEGFLPLEELGMPADLLGVGSVVPADPGLLDALRTALPAATVGAVLTVNTVTGTAASTAALAARHPDAVAEAMEGYGVAVAAAQAGVPFAELRTVSNPIGPRDRGSWRMREAFAALTAAAAALR
- a CDS encoding MFS transporter, with amino-acid sequence MRAKLSTMFQSLRVRNYRLFATGQLIKLIGVWMMFIAQDWLVLELSDNSATALGVVTALQFTPVLLLTLLSGRLADRYDKRMLLFVANAFWTALALVMSLLVITGLVQLWHVFTFALLLGVANAVETPVRQAFVSELVGVPLLPNALSLNAATFNSARIVGPATAGLAIAAFDVGPVFLFSALSSIAPLVNVVRMRTSELHRKDLPPAGERDQARVVDGLRYVGRRPDILLPMALMSVIGMSLFNFQLTLAALAKTVFNTGAASFGLFSTALAVGALIGALAGTGRRSRPSVWLVLGAAVGCAAFGTLVGLAPAYWLVVALLLPTGFFMVFFAQAANQRVQLSVDAAFRGRVMALWVLVFLGTNPVGAPIIGWVAETFGAGASIWIGGLISLAAALLALTWQLRRSGARLRMRVLPMPRFYVVSPGAE
- a CDS encoding MFS transporter — protein: MPPSSRSGRSALGRAVGTGIRATRLLLRGSLHGGRWMTRRAGSARARSAGNEVGMVRLFDLHALSCAGDTLIAIGLAGTIFFDVPLGEARNKVALYLLVTMVPFAMLAPVVGPLLDHFRHGRRYALATTMLGRAFLAWLISDYLGSFGLYPAAFGVLALSRAYGVARSAAVPRLLPEGLGLSQVGARASVYGTVAGGLVAPLGLAAFWFGPQWSLRVASLIFLVGMVIALRLPPRADSEPPERVPQPFRALRRRNGERPLGRGRPAGRLVIATVIGAAALRGVYGFLLLFLAFAIKAGDLTTDFFGRDLGAQGALGLVGGALAVGTFLATAVGTRLRIHRPTAIQSSGMIIVAGVAVLAALKFSLPMVALFCLVTSLFSGIAKLAVDASIQERIPERLRASSFAHSETALMLAFVAGGGLGLVPFTGRIGVTVAASFAALVGVRGVLVASRLRKERLIGRSLGDDELADERTEELADPAPTSPAPTSGGTPTTELDEAFAPPGFHIYRPSSSTVGGPGGLDEENRREPRGPVG
- a CDS encoding aldo/keto reductase translates to MEYTNLGRTGLSVSRLCLGTMNFGPQTDEPDSFAIMDRALEHGINFFDTANVYGWKLGEGVTERIIGRWLAQGGGRRDKVVLATKVYGRMGEWPNDQGLSARHIIRACEDSLRRLQTDTIDLYQMHHISRATPWEEIWQAMETLVAQGKVIYVGSSNFAGWHIAQAQAAAGRRNFLGLVSEQCIYNLMTRYVELEVIPAAQHHGLGVIPWSPLHGGLLSGVIRKMAEGGAARSASGRSADALAAHRPTIEAYEKLCADLGHDPADVALAWLLSRPGVTAPIVGPRTVDQLDRNLTALEVDLDEATLARLDELFPPLGNGGPGPEAWAW
- a CDS encoding DUF3027 domain-containing protein, with translation MGNNGQVTRPASARAPRLDQVCAAAVEVARAAITEVDPADVGEHLQAVAEGDRLVTHYFECRLAGYRGWRWAVTVTRVPRSRHVTICDTVLLPGPDALLAPGWVPWQERLKPGDLGPGDLLPTPPDDERLAPGYVLSDDPAVEETAWELGLGRPRVLSREGRSEAAQRWYDGDHGPDAAISVAAPAAARCGTCGFYLPLAGALRQSFGACGNFYAPDDGRVVSADHGCGAHSETLAETAETPVDELPTVYDDSAVEAMSVSRAPGSVEAAEPAEPYGHP
- a CDS encoding GNAT family N-acetyltransferase, coding for MTDAEPLTDLAATLRALRRAADLSQRELAGKSGVPQATIARIESGRSPDPGFRTIERLVGAVAGRITISPAASAELDPVAQEELRDAAGRHPPAHLEAREVREPRDWPGAWWAHWYNVPPERWPPLPAVTYALDRDARDRQRHRDQVRRDSTVRRYVDPAVPSTSWCFVAERPGGELVGELRAHERSVDLLIGHYPVGQRELVLDGVLVAPAYRLMGIGRRLVDAFSLEMDRAGIGSVHAVAVECGAIDFLLACGFQLECRRPAALLLERPVSGGRPPRR
- a CDS encoding MarR family winged helix-turn-helix transcriptional regulator, which gives rise to MTERTVTAKRVPPAQLAPQLRDAITRLNRRVRQARPVGDLTVTQVSALTSLNLAGALTPRELADVERVQPPTMTKIVAKLEERGLVQRTPHPTDGRQVILAATEGGRAVLEQFERARNEWLADRLAALTEEERDTLRRAANILQGIARA
- a CDS encoding DUF2530 domain-containing protein, with product MSQEQPPRPEPLDPPMVPFAVAGLIAWAVVGLVLLVFFRGWLTEHGHQNWLWTCLAGFLWGFPGLAVMMRHDANRRRRREAAARRG